A window from Parus major isolate Abel chromosome 27, Parus_major1.1, whole genome shotgun sequence encodes these proteins:
- the LOC107215250 gene encoding solute carrier family 25 member 39 isoform X4 — protein MAEKVSPSPGGGITPLQQMLASGTGAILTSLFVTPLDVVKIRLQAQRTPFSKALAAQSVPWGAQPATWKCFLYCNGLMDHLYVCQNGNGCTAWYKAPGHFTGTLDAFVKITRYEGIRSLWSGLPPTLVMAVPATVIYFTTYDQLRDYLHTRMGSWGHYIPLLAGALARLGAVTVISPLELIRTKMQSQQLSYRELRVCIQSAVAQDGWLSLWRGWGPTVLRDVPFSALYWFNYELVRTWLCRQPWLDGATFTVSFASGAISGTVAAVLTLPFDVVKTQRQIELGDSEVHPVTASKPSSTWLLMQRIRAESGTRGLFAGFLPRVIKVAPACAIMISTYEFGKSFFQRLNQEQQLRGL, from the exons ATGGCTGAGAAGGTGTCCCCGAGCCCCGGCGGGGGCATCACGCCGCTGCAGCAGATGCTGGCCTCAGGGACAGGTGCCATCCTCACCTCCCTCTTCG TGACACCGCTGGACGTGGTGAAGATCCGGCTGCAGGCCCAGAGGACCCCCTTCTCCAAAG CGTTGGCAGCGCAGTCAGTGCCCTGGGGCGCTCAGCCGGCCACAT GGAAGTGTTTCCTCTACTGCAACGGCCTCATGGACCACCTGTACGTCTGCCAGAACGGCAACGGCTGCACCGCCTGGTACAAGGCCCCCGGCCACTTCACCGGCACGCTG GATGCCTTTGTGAAGATCACACGCTATGAGGGCATCAGATCTCTGTGGAGTGGCTTGCCCCCCACCCT GGTCATGGCTGTGCCAGCCACCGTCATTTACTTCACCACCTATGACCAGCTCCGGGACTACCTGCACACCCGGATGGGGAGCTGGGGCCACTACATCCCCCTGCTGGCTGGGGCCCTCGCCAGGC TGGGTGCTGTGACAGTCATCAGCCCCCTGGAGCTGATCCGCACCAAGATGcagtcccagcagctcagctacCGCGAGCTGCGCGTCTGCATCCAGTCTGCAGTGGCCCAGGACGGCTGGCTGTCCctctggaggggctggggacccACCGTGCTGCGGGACGTCCCCTTCTCGG ctctCTACTGGTTTAACTACGAGCTGGTGAGGACgtggctctgcaggcagccctggctggacGGGGCCACCTTCACGGTCAGCTTCGCATCCGGGGCCATCTCTGGCACG GTGGCCGCGGTGCTGACGCTGCCCTTCGACGTGGTCAAAACCCAGCGGCAGATCGAGCTGGGAGACAGTGAGGTGCACCCAG TCACAGCCTCCAAGCCTTCCTCCACCTGGCTGCTGATGCAGCGGATCCGCGCCGAGTCTGGCACCCGGGGGCTGTTTGCAG GGTTCCTGCCCCGTGTCATCAAGGTGGCACCTGCCTGCGCCATCATGATCAGCACCTATGAATTCGGCAAGAGCTTCTTCCAGAGGCTgaaccaggagcagcagctgcgGGGATTGtga
- the RUNDC3A gene encoding RUN domain-containing protein 3A isoform X2 has product MEKRMSEYISTALRDTRTTRRFYDDGAIMLREESAVLTGMLIGLSAIDFSFCLKGEVMDGKTPVVIDYTPYLKFTQSYDYLSEEEERGSVESSTSEDSSPEHPYLPLVTDEDSWYNKWRKMEQKFRIVYAQKGYLEELVRLRESQLKDLEAENKRLKLRLEEVMVQNQLEKRELEGVILELQEQLTGLIPCENPQLAQLSKEMVTPLVNQWPSLGTLNGNESGSDSKLYRRHSFVSTDQLSAENSLSSDSQRLGEGKREGEPWGPLGKDPTPSMLGLCGSLASLPSCKSLASLKSNECLVSDSTEASPTRSPS; this is encoded by the exons ATGGAGAAGCGAATGTCCGAGTACATCTCCACAGCCCTGCGGGACACTCGGACCACCAG ACGGTTTTATGACGATGGGGCCATCATGCTGCGGGAGGAATCCGCGGTGCTCACGGGGATGCTCATCGGGCTCAGCGCCATCGACTTCAG CTTCTGCCTGAAGGGAGAGGTGATGGACGGCAAAACGCCCGTGGTCATTGACTACACGCCCTACCTGAAGTTCACGCAGAG CTATGACTACCTGAGCGAGGAGGAGGAGCGGGGCAGTGTGGAGAGCAGCACAAGCGAGGACAGCTCACCTGAACACCCCTACCTGCCCCTGGTCACCGACGAGGACAGCTGGTACAACAAATGGCGCAAGATGGAGCAGAAATTCCGCATTGTTTATGCCCAAAAG GGGTacctggaggagctggtgaGGCTGCGGGAGTCACAGCTGAAGGACCTGGAGGCAGAGAACAAGCGGCTGAAGCTCCGGCTGGAGGAGGTGATGGTGCAGAACcagctggagaagagggagctggagggcgtcatcctggagctgcaggagcagct GACGGGGCTGATTCCCTGCGAGAACCCACAGCTGGCCCAGCTCTCCAAGGAGATGGTGACACCCCTGGTCAACCAGTGGCCCTCCCTGGGGACCCTCAACGGCAACGAGAGCGGCTCGGACAGCAAACTGTACAGAAG GCACAGCTTCGTGAGCACCGACCAGCTCTCGGCCGAGAACAGCCTCAGCTCCGACTCCCAGCGCCTGGGAGAGGGCAAGCGCGAGGGGGAGCCCTGGGGGCCCTTGG GGAAGGACCCCACGCCCTCCATGCTGGGGCTCTGCGGCTCCCTggcctccctgcccagctgcaagTCCCTGGCCAGCCTCAAGTCCAACGAGTGCCTGGTGAGCGACAGCACGGAAGCCAGCCCGACCCGCAGCCCCAGCTGA
- the LOC107215250 gene encoding solute carrier family 25 member 39 isoform X3 — MFQVFFLRGSRAARGRQGDSAMAEKVSPSPGGGITPLQQMLASGTGAILTSLFVTPLDVVKIRLQAQRTPFSKALAAQSVPWGAQPATWKCFLYCNGLMDHLYVCQNGNGCTAWYKAPGHFTGTLDAFVKITRYEGIRSLWSGLPPTLVMAVPATVIYFTTYDQLRDYLHTRMGSWGHYIPLLAGALARLGAVTVISPLELIRTKMQSQQLSYRELRVCIQSAVAQDGWLSLWRGWGPTVLRDVPFSALYWFNYELVRTWLCRQPWLDGATFTVSFASGAISGTVAAVLTLPFDVVKTQRQIELGDSEVHPVTASKPSSTWLLMQRIRAESGTRGLFAGFLPRVIKVAPACAIMISTYEFGKSFFQRLNQEQQLRGL; from the exons GGGGACAGTGCCATGGCTGAGAAGGTGTCCCCGAGCCCCGGCGGGGGCATCACGCCGCTGCAGCAGATGCTGGCCTCAGGGACAGGTGCCATCCTCACCTCCCTCTTCG TGACACCGCTGGACGTGGTGAAGATCCGGCTGCAGGCCCAGAGGACCCCCTTCTCCAAAG CGTTGGCAGCGCAGTCAGTGCCCTGGGGCGCTCAGCCGGCCACAT GGAAGTGTTTCCTCTACTGCAACGGCCTCATGGACCACCTGTACGTCTGCCAGAACGGCAACGGCTGCACCGCCTGGTACAAGGCCCCCGGCCACTTCACCGGCACGCTG GATGCCTTTGTGAAGATCACACGCTATGAGGGCATCAGATCTCTGTGGAGTGGCTTGCCCCCCACCCT GGTCATGGCTGTGCCAGCCACCGTCATTTACTTCACCACCTATGACCAGCTCCGGGACTACCTGCACACCCGGATGGGGAGCTGGGGCCACTACATCCCCCTGCTGGCTGGGGCCCTCGCCAGGC TGGGTGCTGTGACAGTCATCAGCCCCCTGGAGCTGATCCGCACCAAGATGcagtcccagcagctcagctacCGCGAGCTGCGCGTCTGCATCCAGTCTGCAGTGGCCCAGGACGGCTGGCTGTCCctctggaggggctggggacccACCGTGCTGCGGGACGTCCCCTTCTCGG ctctCTACTGGTTTAACTACGAGCTGGTGAGGACgtggctctgcaggcagccctggctggacGGGGCCACCTTCACGGTCAGCTTCGCATCCGGGGCCATCTCTGGCACG GTGGCCGCGGTGCTGACGCTGCCCTTCGACGTGGTCAAAACCCAGCGGCAGATCGAGCTGGGAGACAGTGAGGTGCACCCAG TCACAGCCTCCAAGCCTTCCTCCACCTGGCTGCTGATGCAGCGGATCCGCGCCGAGTCTGGCACCCGGGGGCTGTTTGCAG GGTTCCTGCCCCGTGTCATCAAGGTGGCACCTGCCTGCGCCATCATGATCAGCACCTATGAATTCGGCAAGAGCTTCTTCCAGAGGCTgaaccaggagcagcagctgcgGGGATTGtga
- the LOC107215250 gene encoding solute carrier family 25 member 39 isoform X1, protein MASFSKCSKGTVVPPQGHGKLDCPHLSRQAGPAASVGPGGVIRAGPALGAGPCPPPGHPDYGGPWCAVRCSDSTAGVGHLSSHCWGGGAGGLLVPGQGPPSIPGRALQGDSAMAEKVSPSPGGGITPLQQMLASGTGAILTSLFVTPLDVVKIRLQAQRTPFSKALAAQSVPWGAQPATWKCFLYCNGLMDHLYVCQNGNGCTAWYKAPGHFTGTLDAFVKITRYEGIRSLWSGLPPTLVMAVPATVIYFTTYDQLRDYLHTRMGSWGHYIPLLAGALARLGAVTVISPLELIRTKMQSQQLSYRELRVCIQSAVAQDGWLSLWRGWGPTVLRDVPFSALYWFNYELVRTWLCRQPWLDGATFTVSFASGAISGTVAAVLTLPFDVVKTQRQIELGDSEVHPVTASKPSSTWLLMQRIRAESGTRGLFAGFLPRVIKVAPACAIMISTYEFGKSFFQRLNQEQQLRGL, encoded by the exons ATGGCTTCATTTTCCAAGTGTAGTAAGGGGACAGTCGTCCCTCCCCAAGGACACGGGAAGCTGGACTGTCCCCACCTCTCCAGGCAGGCTGGGCCTGCTGCCAGTGTGGGGCCAGGGGGTGTTATCAGGGCTGGGCCGGCCCTGGGAGCCGGTCCCTGTCCCCCCCCAGGGCACCCCGATTATGGGGGCCCCTGGTGTGCGGTGCGCTGCAGCGATAGCACAGCGGGCGTGGGACACCTGTCCTCAcactgctggggtgggggtGCCGGGGGGCTCCTCgtccctgggcagggaccccCCAGCATCCCCGGCCGTGCATTGCAGGGGGACAGTGCCATGGCTGAGAAGGTGTCCCCGAGCCCCGGCGGGGGCATCACGCCGCTGCAGCAGATGCTGGCCTCAGGGACAGGTGCCATCCTCACCTCCCTCTTCG TGACACCGCTGGACGTGGTGAAGATCCGGCTGCAGGCCCAGAGGACCCCCTTCTCCAAAG CGTTGGCAGCGCAGTCAGTGCCCTGGGGCGCTCAGCCGGCCACAT GGAAGTGTTTCCTCTACTGCAACGGCCTCATGGACCACCTGTACGTCTGCCAGAACGGCAACGGCTGCACCGCCTGGTACAAGGCCCCCGGCCACTTCACCGGCACGCTG GATGCCTTTGTGAAGATCACACGCTATGAGGGCATCAGATCTCTGTGGAGTGGCTTGCCCCCCACCCT GGTCATGGCTGTGCCAGCCACCGTCATTTACTTCACCACCTATGACCAGCTCCGGGACTACCTGCACACCCGGATGGGGAGCTGGGGCCACTACATCCCCCTGCTGGCTGGGGCCCTCGCCAGGC TGGGTGCTGTGACAGTCATCAGCCCCCTGGAGCTGATCCGCACCAAGATGcagtcccagcagctcagctacCGCGAGCTGCGCGTCTGCATCCAGTCTGCAGTGGCCCAGGACGGCTGGCTGTCCctctggaggggctggggacccACCGTGCTGCGGGACGTCCCCTTCTCGG ctctCTACTGGTTTAACTACGAGCTGGTGAGGACgtggctctgcaggcagccctggctggacGGGGCCACCTTCACGGTCAGCTTCGCATCCGGGGCCATCTCTGGCACG GTGGCCGCGGTGCTGACGCTGCCCTTCGACGTGGTCAAAACCCAGCGGCAGATCGAGCTGGGAGACAGTGAGGTGCACCCAG TCACAGCCTCCAAGCCTTCCTCCACCTGGCTGCTGATGCAGCGGATCCGCGCCGAGTCTGGCACCCGGGGGCTGTTTGCAG GGTTCCTGCCCCGTGTCATCAAGGTGGCACCTGCCTGCGCCATCATGATCAGCACCTATGAATTCGGCAAGAGCTTCTTCCAGAGGCTgaaccaggagcagcagctgcgGGGATTGtga
- the RUNDC3A gene encoding RUN domain-containing protein 3A isoform X1, whose protein sequence is MEKRMSEYISTALRDTRTTRRFYDDGAIMLREESAVLTGMLIGLSAIDFSFCLKGEVMDGKTPVVIDYTPYLKFTQSYDYLSEEEERGSVESSTSEDSSPEHPYLPLVTDEDSWYNKWRKMEQKFRIVYAQKGYLEELVRLRESQLKDLEAENKRLKLRLEEVMVQNQLEKRELEGVILELQEQLSPALVAAPGAEHPPLLQDGADSLREPTAGPALQGDGDTPGQPVALPGDPQRQRERLGQQTVQKAQLREHRPALGREQPQLRLPAPGRGQARGGALGALGEGPHALHAGALRLPGLPAQLQVPGQPQVQRVPGERQHGSQPDPQPQLRPPAPAQD, encoded by the exons ATGGAGAAGCGAATGTCCGAGTACATCTCCACAGCCCTGCGGGACACTCGGACCACCAG ACGGTTTTATGACGATGGGGCCATCATGCTGCGGGAGGAATCCGCGGTGCTCACGGGGATGCTCATCGGGCTCAGCGCCATCGACTTCAG CTTCTGCCTGAAGGGAGAGGTGATGGACGGCAAAACGCCCGTGGTCATTGACTACACGCCCTACCTGAAGTTCACGCAGAG CTATGACTACCTGAGCGAGGAGGAGGAGCGGGGCAGTGTGGAGAGCAGCACAAGCGAGGACAGCTCACCTGAACACCCCTACCTGCCCCTGGTCACCGACGAGGACAGCTGGTACAACAAATGGCGCAAGATGGAGCAGAAATTCCGCATTGTTTATGCCCAAAAG GGGTacctggaggagctggtgaGGCTGCGGGAGTCACAGCTGAAGGACCTGGAGGCAGAGAACAAGCGGCTGAAGCTCCGGCTGGAGGAGGTGATGGTGCAGAACcagctggagaagagggagctggagggcgtcatcctggagctgcaggagcagct GTCCCCGGCACTGGTGGCTGCGCCAGGTGCTGAGCACCCGCCTTTGCTGCAGGACGGGGCTGATTCCCTGCGAGAACCCACAGCTGGCCCAGCTCTCCAAGGAGATGGTGACACCCCTGGTCAACCAGTGGCCCTCCCTGGGGACCCTCAACGGCAACGAGAGCGGCTCGGACAGCAAACTGTACAGAAG GCACAGCTTCGTGAGCACCGACCAGCTCTCGGCCGAGAACAGCCTCAGCTCCGACTCCCAGCGCCTGGGAGAGGGCAAGCGCGAGGGGGAGCCCTGGGGGCCCTTGG GGAAGGACCCCACGCCCTCCATGCTGGGGCTCTGCGGCTCCCTggcctccctgcccagctgcaagTCCCTGGCCAGCCTCAAGTCCAACGAGTGCCTGGTGAGCGACAGCACGGAAGCCAGCCCGACCCGCAGCCCCAGCTGAGACCCCCGGCCCCCGCACAGGACTGA
- the SLC4A1 gene encoding band 3 anion transport protein, with protein sequence MEGPGQEAYEEGMRRTLDPEGYEDPGLKSSHLSLGEMSRAGAGIGSPLRAWRARAEEMKPLRQYLPGRRGFYDLDGKRRSVGAPPGHPSRGEGQPVSVTDVDLEAGGSRRLLSQQDTHEGYVELHELVLDNAKDLCWMEAGHWLQLEEDFQESGDWSQPHLSFLTYHSLLEIRRALSKGAILLDVEANSLPAIVHIVLDQLIYEGQLKPQDRDDVMRTLLLRHSHPTEDESVWTMPPALVQRSGTARGDVERPLLREQRPVEMSRMAGKEQSGVPKPQLLETIPEGAEATLVLVGCAAFLEQPMLAFVRLKDAVTLDGVLDVSIPVRFLVVVLGPDTPQISYHEIGRAIGTMMSERVFRRDAYLAEARQELLQGVEDFLGASIVLPPTESPNEQLLRALVPLQRELLRRRYQPLERLHIGDFLKDQGPDETAAEEDDPLRRTGRPFGGLVRDIRRRYPKYLSDIKDALNPQCLAAVIFIYFAALSPAITFGGLLGEKTKGMMGVSELLISTCVQCVLFSLLSAQPLLVVGFSGPLLVFEEAFYSFCSSNGMEYIVGRVWIGFWLILLVLVVVACEGSFLVRYLSRYTQEIFSFLISLIFIFETFSKLVTIFKTHPLKETYDAQAGHQPNTALLSLVLMAGTFFLAFFLRKFKNSSFLPGKVRRLIGDFGVPISIFIMALADFFIKETYTQKLSVPKGLQVTNPAARGWFIPPMGITTKFPIWMMFASVIPALLVFILIFLETQITTLIVSKPERKLVKGTGFHLDLLLIVVMGGLAALFGMPWLSATTVRTITHANALTVMSKTSAPGEKSQILEVKEQRISGLLVAVLVGVSILMEPILKYIPLAVLFGIFLYMGVTSLFGIQLFDRILLLLKPPKYHPDEPYVTRVKTWRMHLFTFTQIIFLVVLWVVKSTPASLALPFVLILTVPLRRFLLPKIFRDIELKCLDADDAVVTFDEAEGTDVYDEVQMPS encoded by the exons ATGGAGGGGCCCGGCCAG GAGGCCTACGAGGAGGGGATGAGGAGGACCCTGGACCCCGAAGGCTACGAAGACCCCGGCCTAAAGAGCTCTCACCTGTCACTGGGAGAGATGAGCA GGGCCGGCGCTGGCATCGGGTCCCCCCTGCGGGCGTGGAGGGCCAGGGCCGAGGAGATGAAGCCCCTGCG CCAGTATCTGCCCGGCCGCCGGGGATTTTATGACCTGGATGGGAAGAGGCGCTCGGTCGGGGCCCCCCCGGGACACCCCAGCCGTGGCGAAGGGCAGC CTGTGTCAGTGACTGATGTGGACCTGGAGGCAGGGGGAAGCAGGaggctcctgtcccagcaggacaccCATGAG ggatACGTGGAGCTGCACGAGCTGGTCCTGGACAATGCAAAGGACTTGTGCTGGATGGAGGCCGGGCACTGGCTCCAGCTGGAGGAGGACTTCCAGGAATCAGGGGACTGGAGCCAGCCCCATCTCTCCTTCCTGACCTACCACAGCCTCCTGGAGATCCGCCGGGCTTTGAGCAAAG gtgCCATTCTCCTCGATGTGGAGGCCAACTCGCTGCCGGCCATCGTCCACATCGTCCTGGACCAGCTGATCTACGAGGGGCAGCTGAAGCCGCAGGACAGGGACGATGTCATGAGGACGCTGCTCCTGCGCCACAG CCACCCCACCGAGGATGAGTCGGTGTGGACGATGCCGCCGGCGCTGGTGCAGCGCTCGGGCACCGCCCGGGGGGACGTGGAGCGGCcgctgctgagggagcagcgGCCCGTGGAGATGAGCAGgatggcagggaaggagcag AGCGGGGTCCCCAAACCCCAACTCCTGGAGACAATcccagagggtgctgaggccaCCCTGGTCCTTGTGG gctgtgcagccTTCCTGGAGCAGCCAATGCTGGCCTTTGTGCGCCTGAAGGACGCAGTGACACTGGACGGTGTCCTCGACGTGTCCATCCCCGTCCGCTTCCTCGTCGTGGTCCTGGGGCCCGACACCCCCCAGATCAGCTACCACGAGATCGGCCGCGCCATCGGCACCATGATGTCCGAGAGG GTGTTTCGCAGGGACGCGTACCTGGCCGAGGCccggcaggagctgctgcagggtgtgGAGGATTTCCTGGGTGCCAGCATTGTCCTGCCGCCCACCGAGTCCCCCAACGAGCAGCTGCTCCGTGCCCTGGTCCCGCTGCAGCGGGAGCTGCTCCGACGGCGCTACCAGCCCCTCGAGAGGCTGCACATCGGGGACTTCCTAAAGGATCAGG GCCCGGACGAGACCGCGGCTGAGGAGGACGACCCCCTGCGCAGGACGGGGCGGCCTTTTGGGGGGCTGGTGCGGGACATCCGCCGCCGGTACCCCAAATACCTCAGCGACATCAAGGACGCCCTCAACCCCCAGTGCCTGGCCGCCGTCATCTTCATCTACTTCGCGGCGCTGTCACCCGCTATCACCTTCGGGGGCTTGCTGG GTGAGAAGACCAAGGGGATGATGGGGGTGTCGGAGCTGCTCATCTCCACCTGTGTGCAGTGCGTGCTCTTCAGCCTCCTCAGCGCCCAGCCCCTGCTCGTCGTCGGCTTCTCGGGACCCCTCCTCGTCTTTGAGGAAGCCTTTTACTCG ttctgcagcagcaatGGCATGGAATACATCGTGGGACGGGTCTGGATCGGCTTCTGGCTGatcctgctggtgctggtggtggtggccTGCGAGGGCAGCTTCCTGGTGCGCTACCTGTCCCGCTACACCCAGGAGatcttctccttcctcatctCCCTCATCTTCATCTTTGAGACCTTCTCCAAGCTGGTCACG aTTTTCAAGACTCACCCTCTGAAGGAGACGTACGACGCGCAGGCTGGCCACCAGCCCAACACGGCGCTGCTGTCCCTCGTCCTCATGGCCGGCACCTTCTTCCTGGCCTTCTTCCTGCGCAAGTTCAAGAACAGCTCCTTCCTGCCCGGCAAG GTCCGGCGCTTGATCGGGGACTTCGGGGTGCCCATTTCCATCTTCATCATGGCGCTGGCCGACTTCTTCATCAAAGAAACGTACACCCAG AAACTGAGCGTCCCCAAAGGGCTGCAGGTCACCAACCCGGCTGCCCGGGGCTGGTTTATCCCCCCCATGGGGATCACAACCAAGTTCCCCATCTGGATGATGTTCGCCTCCGTGATTCCTGCCCTTCTGgtcttcatcctcatcttcctcgAGACGCAGATCACCAC cctcaTCGTCAGCAAGCCCGAGAGGAAACTGGTGAAGGGCACTGGCTTCCACCTGGACCTGCTGCTGATCGTGGTCATGGGGGGGCTGGCAGCCCTTTTCGGGATGCCCTGGCTCAGTGCCACCACCGTCCGCACCATCACCCACGCCAACGCCCTCACCGTCATGAGCAAAACCTCTGCTCCCGGCGAGAAATCCCAGATCCTGGAGGTCAAGGAGCAGCGCATCAGTGGCCTGTTGGTGGCTGTGCTCGTTG GTGTCTCCATCCTGATGGAGCCCATCCTGAAGTACATCCCTCTGGCCGTGCTCTTCGGCATCTTCCTCTACATGGGGGTCACCTCCCTGTTCGGGATCCAGCTCTTCGACcgcatcctgctcctgctgaagccCCCCAAGTACCACCCTGACGAGCCCTACGTCACCCGG GTCAAGACTTGGAGGATGCACCTCTTCACCTTCACCCAGATCATCTTTCTGGTGGTGCTGTGGGTGGTGAAGTCCACCCCAGCCTCGCTGGCGCTGCCCTTCGTCCTCATCCTCACCGTGCCCCTGCGGCGCTTCCTGCTCCCCAAGATCTTCCGGGACATCGAGCTCAAATGT ctgGACGCAGATGACGCCGTGGTGACATTTGACGAGGCCGAGGGGACAGACGTGTACGACGAGGTGCAGATGCCCAGTTAA
- the LOC107215250 gene encoding solute carrier family 25 member 40 isoform X2: MASFSKCSKGTVVPPQGHGKLDCPHLSRQAGPAASVGPGGVIRAGPALGAGPCPPPGHPDYGGPWCAVRCSDSTAGVGHLSSHCWGGGAGGLLVPGQGPPSIPGRALQGDSAMAEKVSPSPGGGITPLQQMLASGTGAILTSLFVTPLDVVKIRLQAQRTPFSKGKCFLYCNGLMDHLYVCQNGNGCTAWYKAPGHFTGTLDAFVKITRYEGIRSLWSGLPPTLVMAVPATVIYFTTYDQLRDYLHTRMGSWGHYIPLLAGALARLGAVTVISPLELIRTKMQSQQLSYRELRVCIQSAVAQDGWLSLWRGWGPTVLRDVPFSALYWFNYELVRTWLCRQPWLDGATFTVSFASGAISGTVAAVLTLPFDVVKTQRQIELGDSEVHPVTASKPSSTWLLMQRIRAESGTRGLFAGFLPRVIKVAPACAIMISTYEFGKSFFQRLNQEQQLRGL; the protein is encoded by the exons ATGGCTTCATTTTCCAAGTGTAGTAAGGGGACAGTCGTCCCTCCCCAAGGACACGGGAAGCTGGACTGTCCCCACCTCTCCAGGCAGGCTGGGCCTGCTGCCAGTGTGGGGCCAGGGGGTGTTATCAGGGCTGGGCCGGCCCTGGGAGCCGGTCCCTGTCCCCCCCCAGGGCACCCCGATTATGGGGGCCCCTGGTGTGCGGTGCGCTGCAGCGATAGCACAGCGGGCGTGGGACACCTGTCCTCAcactgctggggtgggggtGCCGGGGGGCTCCTCgtccctgggcagggaccccCCAGCATCCCCGGCCGTGCATTGCAGGGGGACAGTGCCATGGCTGAGAAGGTGTCCCCGAGCCCCGGCGGGGGCATCACGCCGCTGCAGCAGATGCTGGCCTCAGGGACAGGTGCCATCCTCACCTCCCTCTTCG TGACACCGCTGGACGTGGTGAAGATCCGGCTGCAGGCCCAGAGGACCCCCTTCTCCAAAG GGAAGTGTTTCCTCTACTGCAACGGCCTCATGGACCACCTGTACGTCTGCCAGAACGGCAACGGCTGCACCGCCTGGTACAAGGCCCCCGGCCACTTCACCGGCACGCTG GATGCCTTTGTGAAGATCACACGCTATGAGGGCATCAGATCTCTGTGGAGTGGCTTGCCCCCCACCCT GGTCATGGCTGTGCCAGCCACCGTCATTTACTTCACCACCTATGACCAGCTCCGGGACTACCTGCACACCCGGATGGGGAGCTGGGGCCACTACATCCCCCTGCTGGCTGGGGCCCTCGCCAGGC TGGGTGCTGTGACAGTCATCAGCCCCCTGGAGCTGATCCGCACCAAGATGcagtcccagcagctcagctacCGCGAGCTGCGCGTCTGCATCCAGTCTGCAGTGGCCCAGGACGGCTGGCTGTCCctctggaggggctggggacccACCGTGCTGCGGGACGTCCCCTTCTCGG ctctCTACTGGTTTAACTACGAGCTGGTGAGGACgtggctctgcaggcagccctggctggacGGGGCCACCTTCACGGTCAGCTTCGCATCCGGGGCCATCTCTGGCACG GTGGCCGCGGTGCTGACGCTGCCCTTCGACGTGGTCAAAACCCAGCGGCAGATCGAGCTGGGAGACAGTGAGGTGCACCCAG TCACAGCCTCCAAGCCTTCCTCCACCTGGCTGCTGATGCAGCGGATCCGCGCCGAGTCTGGCACCCGGGGGCTGTTTGCAG GGTTCCTGCCCCGTGTCATCAAGGTGGCACCTGCCTGCGCCATCATGATCAGCACCTATGAATTCGGCAAGAGCTTCTTCCAGAGGCTgaaccaggagcagcagctgcgGGGATTGtga